Within the Fusarium keratoplasticum isolate Fu6.1 chromosome 1, whole genome shotgun sequence genome, the region ATACTAACCTAAGAAAGTCTCATCATATGAATAGCCCTCTTTCCCTATGTTACTGGTGTTACAACCCTCAATCTATAGTAGCCGATGGCATTCAGCCCTGCCCGATCAACCCGAAGCCCGTTGGTAACCAGTAAAACGATGAACCGCCGGCGCACTGTCACCCAATTGGTCCCCTTTGTCGGCTCCAGTCAATAGCGCCTCTATCCGGGGCGTTAGGGCGTCCCAGTGGGCGATAGAGCATCTGTTAGTACTAGGGGCTATCAGACGGCTGGTGGTATAACATAAGCGGGGCAAGCCATCACCCCCTGCATCCCCATCACAGCTGGCTAAGTCacaaggaaaaaaagggaAGCTAGGTGGCCAGGTTGTCCTCGAcggcagctcagctcagctcatcGCCAGGAACTCTTCAACTCCAATCCATTGCTTCTGCAAAGGGAGGTCTCCATCTGCCCCTTTTTCTACcattcttttcttcttcttgaggcgcGCAATTCTTTTCTGTGCGTTTGCCTCTTCAATCTGTCCTTCTAACCGCTCCTTTGTTTTATCTTCCTTTACCCACTGCTGTTTGCTGGTTATACCTGGCCTctgagcctcctccatcaccccTGAGGTAAGTTCTGAGACTCATCGTTCCTTGTTGCGGCTTGTGAGACCCTGTCGCGACGCTGCGTAAGCCCATTGCGACAAGCCTCCAAGTTTTCGCGTCGGAACCTTCTCTTTAAATTTCCCAGAAAGCAACCCTTACTGACAGCTGTGCTTCATCATAGCCTGCGCTTCCACGGTCGACTCCCATCATGGCTCGCAGCTCCACGCCGCAGGGCAGCCTGCGACAGAGGGGCACTGCGTCCAAGAAGGTTTCTGACGATACTTTCAGCCCCGAAACTGAGCTTGATAAGCTTGCAAAGGCCGGCGCCCAGAGAGCTGGCAAGGGCGAGGTCGAGTACAAGATTGGccttgccatcatcaccattcTGGCCTTTGTCACTCGATTCTGGGGTATCAGCCACCCCAACGAGGTCGTCTTTGACGAGGTGCATTTTGGAAAGGTAACTTGGCATCATTATCTGTCGGCTGATTCGCAATGGCTAACCAATCGACTCGCAGTTTGCTTCCTACTACCTCGAGCGAACCTACTTCTTCGATGTCCACCCTCCCTTCGGAAAGCTTCTCTTCGCCTTTATGGGCTGGCTGGTCGGCTATGATGGCCACTTCCACTTCGAGAACATTGGCGACTCCTACATTGCCAACAAGGTCCCTTACGTGGCCTTCCGAGCTCTGCCCGCCATTCTCGGTGCCCTGACCGTCTCCGTCACCTACCTCATCATGTGGGAGTCTGGATACAGTCTTCCCGCCTGCATTCTCGCCGCCGGTCTTATCCTCCTTGACAATGCCCACATTGGCCAGACCCGTCTCATTCTCCTGGACGCtaccctcgtcctcgccatgGCCTGCAGTCTGCTCTTCTACATCAAGTGGTACAAGCTTCGACACGAGCCCTTCTCCAGGAAGTGGTGGAAGTGGCTCATCCTGACCGGATTCGCCCTGTCCTGCGATATCTCGGTCAAGTACGTTGGTCTCTTCGCCTTTGTCACCATTGGCTCCGCTGTCATCATTGACCTCTGGGACctgctcaacatcaaccGACCCAATGGCGCTATCAGCCTCCAGGAGTTCGCCAAGCATTTTGCTGCTCGAGCCTTTGGCCTGATCATCATGCCCTTCCTGTTCTACCTCTTCTGGTTCCAGGTCCACTTTGCCGTCCTCAACCGCTCCGGCCCCGGTGACGACTTCATGACCCCCGAGTTCCAGGAGACCCTCAGCGACAACGTCATGCTGGCCAACGCTATTGACATCCAGTACTACGACAGCATCAGCATTCGCCAcaaggagaccaagaccTACCTCCACAGCCACGAGGACCGATACCCTCTTCGCTACGACGATGGCCGTGTCTCCAGCCAGGGCCAGCAGGTCACCGGTTACCCCTACAACGACACCAACAACTACTGGGAGATCCTGCCCATgaacgacgacaagaagctgggTCGCACCGTCAAGAACCACGACCTGGTCCGCTTGAGGCACATTGGTACCGACAAGATCCTGCTCTCTCACGATGTCGCCTCGCCCTACTACCCCACCAACCAGGAGTTCACGGCTGTCTCGATCGAGGATGCCTACGGCAAGCGCCAGAACGATACTCTCTTCGAGGTCCGAATTGAACATGGCAAGAAGAACCAGAACTTCAAGTCCGTCTCGGGTCACTTCAAGTTCATCCACAATCCAAGCAAGGTCGCCATGTGGACTCACACCAAGCCTCTGCCTGAGTGGGGATACAAGCAGCAGGAAATCAACGGCAACAAGCAGATTGCGCCCAGCTCCAACGTCTGGATCGTTGAGGACATTCCCTCGCTGCCCGCCGACCACCCCCGTCGTCAGAAGCCTgagcgcaaggtcaagcagcTGCCCTTCCTCCAGAAGTGGTTCGAGCTCCAGCGTGCCATGTTCTACCACAACAGCAAGCTCACCAGCAGCCACCCCTACTCGAGCCACCCTTACCAGTGGCCCTTCCTGCTCCGCGGTGTCAGCTTCTGGACTCAGGGCGAGACCCGCCAGCAGATCTACTTCCTGGGCAACCCCTTCGGCTGGTGGCTCGCGAGCAGTCTTCTTGCTGTCTATGCCGGTATCATTCTTGCTGATCAGGTGTCTCTGCGTCGTGGCATTGATGCCCTGGATCACCGTAAGTAAATCAGAGTTCCGATGTCGTTCCTATGCTAATAGCCCTTTAGGCACTCGTTCCCGCCTGTATAACTCGACTGgattcttcttcctcgcgtGGGCCACTCACTACTTCCCATTCTACCTCATGGGACGTCAGCTCTTCCTGCATCATTATCTTCCAGCTCACCTGGCCTCTTGTCTCGTCGCCGGTGCTCTACTTgagttcatcttcaactcggAGCCTGCTGAGGAGCTGACCATTAAGGACAAGAAGGTTGCCCCTAGCCCCAAGCACCACGTCACCGCCCGAGAGCGATTCGCTGGCCAGAGTATGCTCAGCGCCTGGATCGCTTGCGGTGCTGTGCTGGCTATCATCGTTGCCGGCTGGTACTTCTTCCTTCCCCTGACCTACGGCTACCCTGGCCTGTCGGTTGAGCAGATCCTCCGAAGGAAGTGGCTCGGTTACGACCTGCACTTTGCCAAATAAATGGTTGCGCAAGCATATTAATCGACTTGTTCAAGATTTAAAACATCTTGAAAAGTCGACGTTAGTGTAGGAATATATGACGGCTCCTCAAGGGGTTTATGCAATCCCACCTTGACACATGGCAAGGTCTTGGGACAGATCAGGGGTTCTGGGGAGGAATGTAACATACCTGACGAAGCAATCTCTCTTGATATGACGAAAAGGTGGAAGAGGGAGTATAGAGAAGCTAGTTGCTAATTTACTTGAGTATCTCAACTGATTGTGTTGTGTTTGCAAGTGTATGAAGCTCGTAAAGCTCGCGACTCACTCAGGGGTTCGGATTGGCTAAAACAGAAATAAGGACTTAAGCTAATCAGGCACATATTAACCCACATAGATCCTGTAGCTGGCGGTAGGACTGGTGAATTGACATCAGCCAAGCATCTAGATCCACCACCTAGGACAACCTCTCTGCAACTGGCACAGCATCAGGAAGGTGAAACGTTACCGACTCTGTCACAATCTCGCTGTCAGTCAATACTGAGGCTGTGTGCAGCTCACTGTTGGTGATATCCAGGGGCTCACAGGTGAGGATCCCTAACTTAGGGATGGGAGCCCCCGCAAATGATTTGCCGATAACCGACGCTTCCGGAGTGTCTCCTAGGATTGAATGGGGTGCGGTACTTGAGCGTAGCAGAAAAGTGATTGGGCAGAAACATACAGCGCGTTATGTTTGCTTTCAACTCCCTGCTAACAGCCGCGTCATACCTGAAGGCTGTGTTCTGATTAGCCAAGACGAAATGTCAGTCATGGCTGTCACTCCTGCAGCATCCTGTCTCAGCTAAGCGGCGGTTTCCATGTGCAGTGAGAGCATCAAGCCATGATATTACCATGAAGACTAGCTCTCGGACGCGAATGTCATGGATCTGTCTTGTAGCTTGTGATTTGCTGTCCAGTAAAATTCAATACATAGGCCTATGTTTGCTCACCTGGCAAAACACACTTTCGATCAGTGAATTGATTAACTAACAGTAAGCTCCATCCTTCTTTTCAAGGCCTGTCAAGGTGCCCCTTAAGGCTTTGTGGAGAGCCTGCCAAGCTCTGGCCCCATTACCATATCTCGTTAAGAAGAATCCTTAAGGTTCGTATTGGACCCAATGAATCCCCAGACTTTCCATTTATGTCAATTTACGGCGTGGTTTGATAAAGACGCGCGCTAAGTAGCCGACATGTGTCGTCTAAGCCTCCTTCCCCCACACGTGTTTGCGAGATAGGTGGAATGCAAGGAGCAGAGGGACAGCGGCCGACTTTGCTGATCTCCCCATGTCAAAGCTCGAGCTGGAACGCTGGCAACATGATTACTCCCGCTCTTCACCTACGTTTCACATGAGTACTCGATTCAATGCTTACTCGGGCTAACCGTCCAGGAAGTTCCACTAGCGTAGAACGTGGCTGGAACTCTCCCTATGATGCCGCCTTGCTGTCCTCGCAATCGAGCTTTCGTCCCCTTCAAGGAATCATGATCTCGCATGGGAACCGTCTCTTCCTGCGTCGCCTCGTCCGCTCTCGAACcaccaagatcctcctcgtccttctcatcGTTGTCAACATTCTTGACGTCCTCCGCATCCACCGAAACATCCTCGATGCCGACCGCACGCCCACCCCCAAGCTCTCGCAGCCCGCAGAGCGTATCTACATTGCGAGCATGCACTTCAACAACGAGGACATTCTGAAGAAGCATTGGAATAATGCCGTCATAGAGCTCGCAAAGACGCTGCACCCTGAGAATGTCTTTGTGAGCGTCTACGAGAGCGGAAGCTGGGACAATAGCAAGGCCGAGCTGCTCAAGCTAGACAACGACCTGGAGCGACTGGGCGTGCCGCATCGAGTGGAGGTGTCAGATGTGACGCACGAGAacgagctcgaggccgagaatAAAGATGAGGGGTGGATTGATACTAcgagagggaagagggagcTGAGGAGGATACCATACCTTGCCAGGCTGAGGAACAAGACGCTCCGCGACCTACTTGAACTGCACAAGAAGGGCACGCGCTTTGACAAggttctcttcctcaacgacGTGGTCTTTACGGTATGTTTGCTCCAGTTGACGGTCTTCCGCAATGGCTTCTCACTCTCTGCGACTGGATAGACCGACGACGtcctcaagcttctcgaTACCAATGGGGGCGACTACGCTGCTGCTTGCTCACTCGACTTTTCCAAACCACCGAGTTACTACGACACATTTGCTCTAAGAGATACTGCTGGCCAGTCACACACCACACAGTCATGGCCCTACTTCAAGAGCAGCGCATCGAGGAACGCTCTGGTTAATCATCTAGATGCCGTGCCAGTGACGAGCTGCTGGAACGGGATTGGTTAGTCTAGAGTATTCCTCATCGTGGTCCATATGCTGACCGAGATAGTTGTTATGCCTGCCGAGCCCTTTGTTTCGTCGTCCAAGCTCCGCTTCCGTGGAGTTGCAGACTCACTTGCCGAGCACCACCTCGAAGGGTCCGAGTGCTGTCTCATCCACGCCGACAACCCACTCTCAAAGACCCGCGGCGTCTACCTGAATCCCCGCGTGCGAGTGGGCTACAACATGGCCGCCTACCAGGCCGTGCACCCCGAGCAAGGAGCCTGGGTGTCAGTGTGGGACATCTTTTCCGGCCTCTGGATCAACCGGCTAAAGCGCTGGACGGTGGTGATGTTTGAGAGGTGGGTGGTGAGAAGGCGTATAGCGAgatgggagaaggagggccTGGGAAGAAGGGAGCCGGGTGAGTTTTGTTTGATTAACGAGATGCAGGTTCTTGTAGCCCGTGGCTGGGCACATGTATGATGAGTTCAATGGCACGGCCAGGGAAGCAAGGCTTGCCCAGTGAGATAcccaaaaagaaaaaacaCGATTCTCTTGTCTATTTATGATATGAGATACCAGCCCACAAAATGGGCGGCTGAGGACGTTGATAGCGTCAATCCATGAGATCAACAACCTATTCTAAGAAACACAAACTCGGAAAACAGTACGAGGATACTGTAGTTTTGCAACATTtattcattcattcattcatctTAAATATGTCTTCTCAACCCAGGTTCCGTCCAGGTCCTTTGATTCATGCCATCACTCTCAGAAGAACCGCACTCACTCTCAACTTCAAAGGACACGCCATCAGATTCAGCGTCCCAGTAATCCTTTTCAACCTGTTTCATTTCGGTTAACCCACACTTACCATCGGGGATGGTGGAGATGGCTCTGAACGTACCTCGATATGACTGTTGCTGTCGTCGGCCAATCTGTCAGCCTCAGGGGCACCGTTGATAATGGCACATGACGCTgcaatgccatcaaggaaGCCGGTGATGTCGTCGATCAACTCTTCAATGGTAGTGGAATCGGTGTTGATACTAGTTGGCGAGTCAACAGATGCATCGGCGTTGATGTTGCTATCATCGGCCAACCTGTCGATAACCGGAGATTCGGGATGCATATCATGCCTGTTATCGCCATCGCTGGTCATGCTCCCAAAGCCGGAGTCCTTAACGGGCGTGGTGGGCGACCCAGCATGACCATCGAGACTGCTACCATTGTCATCGTCCAAGTCTCTTCTCATTTCAGAGGCAAGGGTAAGGACGGTACTTGACTTGGGCGAATCGTCCTCACGGCTCCCGTGATTATAAGGAGGGACAATGGGAGGCAGCTCAGGCAACTTGGGTGCCTGGCTCCCATTCTCAGAGGGAGATTCAACCAAAGCGGCTCTGGGTCGAACCATAGCCTCTAACTGAGTGTCGATGAGGAGCACAGGGCGTCTGCTGTTGACGCTACCTCGCTTCCAGCAAATGTCCTCTTCAGCCGCTTGGTTCTTCTTAGGCACCGCGAGGCTCAGAGCATTGATGCGTTCGTTGAAGCTTTCATAGCCCGCCCCGAGTGGCCAGACAACGCCAGCATATGGGAGATCGAGTTGGCTCCAATCAGTGGGCCGACTCCCACAAGGGGACGAcacggtagaggaagggGGCGAGCGATCGAAACGTGTAATGTCGAGCGAAGACGGATCCCGAGAAAACGGGCTTCTACGTCGGCTAAGGGTCTCCTTGGTAGGAGGAGCAGAGGGAAATTGAGGTGTGAAGGGGCCCGCGCTGCCAGGGGATCCAACAGCGAAGAGATCCAACCCGTTTGAGTCCCTGCCAAAGTCCCTCTGGATTCTGATCGCCTCTGTTGCGCCGTACGAGATCTCGCTGCCTTCGTTCGAAAGGGACTTTCTGATCTCACGGTTGGCCGCGTCGCGGGCGGCGATGATACCAGAGTCGTTACCGTTGTTGAGCCAAGAGAGGGTCTCCTCACGCCCCTTGGGCGGCGGCCCCTCAAGTGGTAGACTTTCCAAGGATGGTCTCCTTTCGTAAGAGTCTCTTCGTGCACTGAACCGACTCTCTACTGAAGTGCTTCTTTCAGTGACATACCGTCTCTCTGAGGAAAGAGATCTCCCTGAGACGGACCTGGTCTCAGGCGCGACATCAGGGACGTCGGTCGAGTCGTGAACCCGTCGGACGGAGAGGCAGGAGAAAATCTGGCTGAACCACTCCAaagccatggtgatgatgagattgtGGAAAGTTGCTTGCGGTGGTTTGTTCGTCTCTCCGAATAGTGTCCAGAGAGATGTGTTGCAAAGTCGATAGTCAGGTGTGGAAGTTGCAAGAAGACTGGCTAATGACAAGACTGGTTATTATACCTCTGGTAGGTTGTTCTTGGTACTTGACGCAAATAAGGAACACAGTCTGTACATTTCCAGAATAAACTGAGAACAGGAAATAATATGGGAACGTCTTGGAGTTGTGTTGGCGTTTTGGAAGATGGTCatgttcaaggtctttgttcTTCAGAACTCTGCATTTCTCAGGAAGTGTACAACGCATGGACAGCCAAACAATGACCTTGTTGCCTGAGAGCTGTGTCTTTTTCTTTCACGGTGCAAGCTAGGCAGATCGCAAATAACGATGTAATCCGAGGTGAGCTGGCTAAGTTACGATGGGATATAAGAGTTCATGGAATGCCGTTCCAAAGTACAGATAATACACACTCGGTACTCAGtatcaacagcagcagaacTCTCCCCAGAGACCACAAATCACACAGTAACCATGTGCGTTTATGAAGGGTTCAAGTATACCTGTGGACACACCATCTACGAGCGGCGGTCCACATGCTGGGGTTGGTTCTGGGAAAAGTTGCATTTCGTCGACTGTTGCTACGCACTCGTCACATGCACCGGCGGGATGCCTCCGGCATGCGAAACAGAAACTTACATTAAAGAAATTGATATGAAGTGTTTCAAGTgccaggaagaggagatcGAGGCACAGAGGAAGCGGCCGAGGGAATATCAATATCCCTTGGCGGATTTGCCGCCCACCTCTTCGCAATTCGACATGTCGCTATCCGACTATACGCAGGGAAATTATTCGCCGCATGATCCACCTGGGTTTCAAGCTCAGCAAGGGATGCAGTATCCCCAAGGTCCTCCTGTGGCGGCTAGTCAGCAACAAACACCTCTACCTTCTCCCGCTGTCCGGGAGTCGCGATTCAACCGCGGTCAGAGTCAAAACTTGGGAACAAAAGTGATGTCCCCAGCTGCGTATCTTGCCCAAGAGACAGCCTACCACGGAAATCTGAGTCAGTCCTCCAACAGGGGTGAGTCTAaaagccgccgccgccactCCTCTCAGGGACCTAGTTCTACATCTCATCGTTCACAGCACTCTCGCCCACAACGCTCTCGCTCCCAACCCCGAGATGGCAGCCGCAGGGAGTCAACATCACAGGATCAGCGTCCTCATACTCAAAATCAGAATGGCAGTCGTCTCCCGTCACGTAGGGAGTCCAGATCACGGGATCAGCGATCTCACTCTCAACATCGGGACGGCAGCCGATCCCGACGGCGTAGGGGGTCGACATCACGAGGTGAACGTCCTCCACTGTCCGCGCGTGGTAGGCCTACCTACTACAACGATCCGACTCCAACGCGCTGAGACTATCTCAGAGTGTAAGTACAGGTGTTGAGAAGACAAAGTCAGTGTGTGTGGTTAACATGGGACATCAGGTAGGTTAGGGGTTGCGGGATCTGCAAACATCATCTTGAAGTTGAGTAGTTTGAAGCTGTAGTAATTGATCTGCTCGTTTAGACATATAATTCGCATTTGTGACCGTGAAAGTGAAATATcaattttattaattacgACGGTACTTAAGTCCCATCTTAATCTCATCTCAAATGGGCAACACGTGTGTATGGACTGGTTCTTTGAGACGTGGACCTTGATATGCAGCACGACTAAACAAACAAACCAATTCTCAAGCTCATTACCAAGGCCACGGATGATACTGGACTCTCTTTTAAGTCATCAACTCACCGTCAGCGTGAGTCGAGATAAAATAAGAAAACCTATAAAGATAGATCGTGAGCTGAGAATAGTAGCACCGTCAAGCCACGCATGTCAGTGCCAAGGGTCTTGTCATGGGATCACGTCGCCGACTAGATTCAGAGATGATCTAACTTGAGCGGGGACAAAGATAGTACCCGAACGAAAATAAAATGCTGCCTTGAGGCCTTTCAAGGCCATCGTGATCCCTTGCAGTTAGTCCAGGAACCGTGGTTAAAAATGGAGATGATGCTAGATCGAGACTTGAGATGTGTAGGCAACCAGTTAATCGGGAACTTCTGCGATGCCCCTGCCAGATGACCCCATCGCTGGAACCCATGGAGCGTGGAACTGGACTCGACACTGTATTGTCGAATCAGGGCCACCAATTCACGGGTGCCTTGACCACGGGTTGTCCTGGTTTAGATTCTTACGAGGCTATTTACGACCTAGCTCCCTTGAACCACCAGCGAAGATCTCGAAAGGTTGCAGCCACTCCGTGAGACAGCGGGGGTTGTTCCCTGTTCTAGGGTCCACAGGAAAGGATGGACGGGGACATCAAGGAAGGAGAGATCTCTGAACCACTGCTAAATCAAGCCCAAAAGAACCAAAAGAAAAGAGCATACGTAGCCCCTGCGAGTCCGAAATACGGGTGCCTTGGGAATGGGGTTCGCCAGCCGAGGCACCCAAATTTGTCCCTTACGCGAGAGGGTCACGGGCAGGCTGCCCGATAAAGTCGACGGCCATTGGCTCATGGCCGGGACCTTTTTACGAGTCGACGACACTCTGTGTTTGACCGAGCGCTGCTAATGGTAgggctgaggttgagcttgCGTGGATACATGTGCCCTTTGATTGAATGGCTGCATGTTTGCGTACTTGGGTGACGACTTTGCGCAACTCGGCATGTTTCCTGTCGTCTTGGCGCCAGTTGAGACTGCGATGGCTTCATACGAGCGTACAGTTTTGTTTAGACCAGTGACATGCCAAGAACAAAACACTCACAGACGCGTGACTGGGTGACGCAGGTTTCAGGGCCCgacgaccaccaccacctttACCATCAAAGAGTCGGGATGCAAGTGTCGCGGCAACGGACCCTAGGACGATGAGAGACGAGATGGGGCCTCAGGACGCATACCTGAGGACAGGTTGCCCGCAACAGGGATGGAAGAGGGTGGGAATGGATCTTTGGAGGAAATTGGGGGCCGAAAATTGCGAGCGTGAACCAAAAGGG harbors:
- a CDS encoding Dolichyl-phosphate-mannose--protein mannosyltransferase, with amino-acid sequence MARSSTPQGSLRQRGTASKKVSDDTFSPETELDKLAKAGAQRAGKGEVEYKIGLAIITILAFVTRFWGISHPNEVVFDEVHFGKFASYYLERTYFFDVHPPFGKLLFAFMGWLVGYDGHFHFENIGDSYIANKVPYVAFRALPAILGALTVSVTYLIMWESGYSLPACILAAGLILLDNAHIGQTRLILLDATLVLAMACSLLFYIKWYKLRHEPFSRKWWKWLILTGFALSCDISVKYVGLFAFVTIGSAVIIDLWDLLNINRPNGAISLQEFAKHFAARAFGLIIMPFLFYLFWFQVHFAVLNRSGPGDDFMTPEFQETLSDNVMLANAIDIQYYDSISIRHKETKTYLHSHEDRYPLRYDDGRVSSQGQQVTGYPYNDTNNYWEILPMNDDKKLGRTVKNHDLVRLRHIGTDKILLSHDVASPYYPTNQEFTAVSIEDAYGKRQNDTLFEVRIEHGKKNQNFKSVSGHFKFIHNPSKVAMWTHTKPLPEWGYKQQEINGNKQIAPSSNVWIVEDIPSLPADHPRRQKPERKVKQLPFLQKWFELQRAMFYHNSKLTSSHPYSSHPYQWPFLLRGVSFWTQGETRQQIYFLGNPFGWWLASSLLAVYAGIILADQVSLRRGIDALDHRTRSRLYNSTGFFFLAWATHYFPFYLMGRQLFLHHYLPAHLASCLVAGALLEFIFNSEPAEELTIKDKKVAPSPKHHVTARERFAGQSMLSAWIACGAVLAIIVAGWYFFLPLTYGYPGLSVEQILRRKWLGYDLHFAK